One segment of Olsenella uli DSM 7084 DNA contains the following:
- the purD gene encoding phosphoribosylamine--glycine ligase, whose protein sequence is MAAAEKIDILLLGSGGREHALLVKLAASPRAGRLWVAPGNGGMRDLAQVADVNQESPRDVAGFARREGIGLVVIGPEAPLVAGVADTVRAEGIPVFGPSAAAAQMEGSKKFAKEVMSRAGVPTAAYQSFTDERACADYVRGLGGPCVVKADGLAAGKGVIVAQTTEEALVGVHECFTDFGAAGSTVMVEEMLDGPECSLLALTDGTTVVPLATSQDHKRALDGDRGPNTGGMGVYSPVPILLPDELEQMVRIERQVVGQLRADGIIYQGCLYGGFMLTKDGPKVLEFNARFGDPETQVVLPRMKADLVECFLACDDGSLDEAMVRWEDDWAVSVVLASKGYPGHYEKGKPISGIADANAMEGVFVYHAGTTLDDEGNVLTNGGRVLDVTAIAPSFEEARNKAYQACDRISFEGKTYRHDIGIKAIKGRANL, encoded by the coding sequence ATGGCCGCCGCCGAAAAGATCGATATCCTGCTCCTGGGTTCTGGTGGCCGCGAGCATGCGCTCCTCGTCAAGCTCGCCGCCTCCCCGCGCGCGGGGAGGCTCTGGGTCGCGCCAGGCAATGGCGGCATGCGCGATCTGGCCCAGGTGGCAGACGTCAACCAGGAGTCCCCTCGGGACGTAGCGGGCTTCGCGCGACGCGAGGGCATCGGCCTTGTGGTGATCGGTCCCGAAGCCCCGCTCGTCGCCGGCGTGGCCGATACCGTGCGTGCCGAGGGGATCCCGGTCTTCGGGCCCTCGGCGGCGGCGGCGCAGATGGAGGGTTCCAAGAAGTTCGCCAAGGAGGTCATGTCCCGTGCGGGCGTTCCCACCGCCGCATACCAGAGCTTCACGGATGAGCGTGCCTGTGCCGACTACGTGCGTGGCCTGGGCGGTCCCTGCGTCGTGAAAGCGGACGGCCTTGCCGCCGGCAAGGGCGTCATCGTCGCCCAGACCACCGAGGAGGCCCTCGTCGGCGTCCACGAGTGCTTCACGGACTTTGGCGCTGCGGGCAGCACCGTCATGGTGGAAGAGATGCTCGACGGTCCCGAGTGCTCCCTCCTTGCCCTGACCGACGGCACCACGGTCGTACCGCTCGCCACCTCGCAGGACCACAAGCGCGCCCTCGACGGGGACCGCGGCCCCAACACGGGTGGCATGGGCGTCTACTCGCCCGTACCCATCCTGCTTCCCGACGAACTCGAGCAGATGGTCCGAATCGAGCGGCAGGTGGTCGGTCAACTCCGCGCCGATGGCATCATCTACCAGGGCTGCCTCTACGGTGGCTTCATGTTGACCAAGGACGGTCCCAAGGTCCTCGAGTTCAACGCGCGCTTTGGTGATCCCGAGACCCAGGTGGTCCTTCCGCGCATGAAAGCCGACCTCGTGGAGTGTTTTCTCGCCTGCGACGATGGCTCGCTCGATGAGGCCATGGTCCGCTGGGAGGATGACTGGGCGGTGTCGGTGGTGCTGGCCTCGAAGGGGTATCCTGGCCACTACGAGAAGGGCAAGCCCATCTCGGGCATTGCCGACGCCAACGCCATGGAGGGCGTCTTCGTCTATCACGCCGGCACCACGCTCGACGACGAAGGCAACGTCCTCACCAACGGTGGCCGCGTACTCGACGTCACGGCCATCGCACCCAGCTTCGAGGAAGCTCGCAACAAGGCCTATCAGGCCTGCGACAGGATTTCCTTCGAGGGCAAGACGTACCGCCATGACATAGGCATCAAGGCCATCAAGGGCCGCGCGAACCTCTAG